The following proteins come from a genomic window of Leptospira bandrabouensis:
- a CDS encoding HAMP domain-containing sensor histidine kinase, with protein sequence MRSFFSTLLLLNWGLLLVLLTLALGVFYIYDLVVPAVRPLILFGFVLITIFGTFYISTNIAMRITDPLATVEKKTKEINAGDFGVELSSPDIRELATLTSSINEMARRLKVQFLDLTVEKEKFNYLLQNLKEGVFAIDRNEKFLFLNRNISDTLIEKNSQFKAYTPAIKNKELLNFIKEKIQKGVEGKTEFQDGLHFYTARIYPIKSDSMIQLFIGVLSDITEDRQNQLIREQFFQNASHELKTPITSIKGYAETLEYKLKLPQDSNERKFLDAILRNTDRLIRIVEDMLTVSRLENHKTVLNLTEFSLFDLVKNVSESLGVIYSQKKQNLVLEIPSDFRVRADRLLLEDLLVNLISNASAYSPEGSSVIVRASSTEDKNQIQVIDHGIGISAEDAERIFERFFRVDTNRSRKEGGTGLGLSIVKHIARLHSGEVSVSPNPKGGSIFTFEFPKK encoded by the coding sequence ATGCGTAGTTTTTTTTCTACATTACTTTTACTCAACTGGGGTCTCCTACTTGTTTTACTGACCCTGGCTTTGGGTGTTTTTTATATTTACGATCTAGTTGTACCCGCAGTTAGACCGCTAATCTTATTTGGATTTGTTTTAATTACCATTTTTGGGACTTTTTATATTTCAACAAACATCGCGATGCGAATCACAGATCCGCTAGCAACTGTAGAGAAAAAAACTAAAGAAATCAATGCAGGAGATTTTGGTGTGGAACTATCTTCTCCTGATATTCGAGAACTTGCCACGTTAACTTCCTCTATCAATGAAATGGCTAGACGACTCAAAGTCCAATTTTTGGATCTGACAGTTGAAAAAGAAAAGTTTAATTATTTATTACAAAACTTAAAGGAAGGTGTCTTTGCGATTGATAGAAATGAAAAATTTTTATTTTTAAATCGCAATATATCTGACACCTTAATTGAAAAAAATTCCCAATTTAAAGCATATACTCCCGCAATCAAAAACAAAGAACTCTTAAACTTTATAAAAGAGAAAATCCAAAAGGGTGTAGAAGGAAAAACTGAATTCCAAGATGGACTTCATTTCTATACGGCTCGCATTTACCCAATCAAATCTGATTCCATGATTCAATTGTTCATTGGGGTTTTGTCTGACATAACCGAAGACAGACAAAATCAACTCATCCGAGAACAATTTTTTCAGAATGCTTCTCATGAATTAAAAACTCCCATAACATCGATTAAAGGTTATGCCGAAACTTTAGAGTATAAATTAAAACTTCCACAAGATTCGAATGAAAGAAAATTTTTAGATGCCATTCTCCGAAATACTGACCGACTCATTCGAATTGTAGAAGATATGTTGACTGTTTCCAGGTTGGAAAATCATAAAACAGTTTTGAACCTTACCGAGTTTTCTCTGTTTGATTTGGTAAAAAATGTATCAGAATCTTTGGGTGTGATTTACTCCCAAAAAAAACAAAATTTAGTTTTAGAGATTCCATCTGATTTTCGGGTGAGAGCAGACCGCCTTCTCCTTGAGGATTTGTTAGTGAATTTGATCTCCAATGCCTCTGCTTATAGCCCTGAAGGTTCGAGTGTCATTGTAAGAGCTTCGTCGACAGAGGATAAAAATCAAATCCAAGTCATTGATCATGGCATTGGGATTTCTGCAGAGGACGCCGAACGTATTTTTGAACGTTTTTTCCGAGTGGATACCAATCGTTCCAGAAAAGAGGGTGGTACGGGCCTTGGCCTTTCCATAGTCAAACACATCGCTAGACTCCATTCGGGAGAGGTTTCCGTCTCTCCCAACCCGAAAGGTGGTTCCATTTTCACCTTTGAGTTTCCTAAAAAATAG
- a CDS encoding response regulator has protein sequence MKILIVDDEEDIAGLIQFHLEEEGFQTEVCHNGMEVLPRLEKNLPDGIILDLMLPGIGGMDLCRRIKEKYPHIPILMVTAKTGETDVVLGLELGADDYIRKPFNIRELVARVRTVTRRTTDPNQEVQGTISTGKIQINPTAHKVFVEGTEIDLTLIEFKLLQLFAGNPGVAFSRDKLLDRIWGKDVFVTDRTVDVNIKRLRDKLLSEKERLETIRGVGYRFRDA, from the coding sequence ATGAAAATACTAATTGTAGATGACGAAGAAGACATTGCAGGACTCATCCAATTCCATTTAGAGGAAGAAGGATTCCAGACCGAAGTTTGTCATAATGGGATGGAAGTCCTCCCTCGGTTAGAAAAGAATCTTCCCGATGGAATCATTTTAGATCTGATGTTGCCGGGAATTGGTGGGATGGATCTTTGCAGACGCATCAAAGAAAAATACCCCCATATTCCTATTTTAATGGTAACAGCAAAAACCGGGGAAACCGATGTGGTTCTTGGCCTTGAATTAGGTGCTGATGATTACATTCGCAAACCATTCAACATCCGCGAACTGGTTGCCCGCGTAAGAACTGTTACACGAAGAACTACAGACCCAAACCAAGAAGTCCAAGGAACCATTTCCACAGGAAAAATCCAAATCAATCCAACGGCACACAAAGTGTTTGTAGAAGGAACAGAAATTGACTTAACGTTAATCGAATTCAAACTTTTACAATTGTTTGCAGGAAATCCAGGTGTCGCTTTTTCAAGAGACAAACTACTCGATCGAATTTGGGGAAAAGATGTTTTTGTAACGGACAGAACGGTTGATGTAAATATCAAACGGCTTCGGGACAAATTACTTTCTGAAAAAGAAAGATTAGAAACCATTCGCGGGGTCGGTTACCGATTCCGAGATGCGTAG
- a CDS encoding RNA polymerase sigma factor: MKRYQGMVFSQAKKAFLTEEEAEDFTQEVFLKAYESLSQFRGESQFSTWLFQIARFRLTKVFKKKKLPIVDWQEDISVVADRSNPSVIEILDKEETSHNLRSLVSKLPKSYQMPILLHYFENKPLKEIAADLNIKLGTIKSHISRGKDLLRKWWSHEIEN, translated from the coding sequence ATGAAACGATACCAAGGTATGGTATTCTCCCAGGCGAAAAAAGCCTTCCTCACCGAGGAAGAAGCAGAAGATTTCACCCAAGAAGTTTTTTTAAAAGCATACGAATCCTTAAGTCAGTTCCGAGGGGAATCTCAGTTTTCCACTTGGTTATTTCAAATCGCTAGATTTCGCCTAACGAAAGTTTTCAAAAAGAAAAAACTCCCTATTGTCGATTGGCAAGAAGATATATCCGTTGTGGCTGATAGGTCAAATCCTTCTGTCATTGAAATTTTAGATAAAGAAGAAACAAGTCATAACCTGCGATCTCTTGTTTCGAAATTACCAAAATCATACCAAATGCCGATTCTTTTACATTACTTTGAAAACAAACCTCTCAAAGAAATTGCCGCCGATCTCAATATAAAACTTGGTACGATCAAAAGCCATATTTCCAGGGGGAAGGACCTATTAAGGAAATGGTGGTCACATGAAATCGAAAATTAA